The genomic region CAAACACTCCCTTTATGAGAAATTTCTCCATCGTTAAAGCACTGAGTTCCATTTATATATAGGTAATCTTGGCAAGTTGAAGCTTTACAAGGGTTACCTAGATTCACAAAATATGCCCCTTCTGAATCAGAAAAAAAGAGAGAGTTTGCGAGAGATGGCTCCACTGTGGGAGGATTCAAACCCCACACCTCATCACTTTTTAGAAGTGGTTGCGCAACATTTTTCATTGCGCTCATATCTTCTAGTTCGAGGTTGTTAGTATGAAAGTTATTGCTATTCAGTCAAGCCCAAACTTGGATGGGTTAACGTCTAGCCTCGCGCAAGCCGTTCTTAACGGAGTCAGAAATGAGCGTGGGTCGGCTGAACTTATTCACCTAAACAAATTGAACCTTAAACCATGCATTGCCTGTGATAACGGATGGGGCAAGTGCAGGGATAAAGGAATCTGCGTTCATGAAGATGACTTCCAGAATTTGACGGATAAAATAGCTAAATGTGATGCATTAGTTTTTGCCACCCCTGTGTACTGGCATGACTTAAGCGAGTCCGCTAAGATTTTTTTGGACCGTCTTCGCCGGTGCGAGACCGGTTTAGGCTTTAAGACTTTTGCTGGCAAAAAAGCGATTGGAATAGCCTCGGCTGGTGGAAGCGGTCAAGGTGCAATTCGCGCCCTATATAATCTTGAAGATTATCTTAGGAGGCTTGGGTTTGACATCTTCGATTTAGTTCCAGTAACTCGGTTCTCAAAGGACCACAAGCTTGAGATGTTAGAAAAAGCAGGTAGACGCCTGATTAGAGGATAATTGGATCGCTCAAGATTTTTAATAAAGCCTAGAGAAGAACTATGAAAAAGAGGGGGTTTTGGGAGATTACCCGCGGGGAAACAGATATCGCTTATTACTTCTTGAATTCTCACTGGCAATGCATGCATTCGAATACATGTGAGTATAAGAAGAAACCAAGATTTTCCCGCGATTCCTAACCCGAAAAACTCAAAAAATCTTTCTTCAGAATTTTCCCTAGCGCACTACTAAATTTCCCCAAGATCAACGTGTCTCCACAAGTTGAACAGTCCTCCCATTTTCAATGGCCAGTCAAATCAATCTCATTCATATCTCTTTCAACATCGACTAGTTTTTGCACGGTTACACCCATGGGCATGCCTTCATAGGCAAAACTGAAACTTTGTGCTCTCAAACCATTTTTTACGATAAAGAACAATTCAAGGTCTGAATATTCTGTGTCCATGTTTTTAGCCGTGGAACTATTTATTCCTCCTAAAAGTGTGTCATCTCCAAATTTCCTCAGGAGGAGATATGTAAGTTTGTTGGCTAAGTTAACTCATCCCTCACGATTCAACTATTCACCTTCTCATCAATCATTCTACACGCAGAAAATTAAGGCTATTTATATTAGCCAGGTATATTTCAGAACCCGAATATTTCCAATGGAACAAGAAAAAAGTAGAAGCAAGGAATATCTTCTAAACGCGCGTGTTTTTGCAGTTTCACAGTGCCAGATTTTATATAACGCTCCACTCGGATAATGTTTTGGAGAGCTCTAATGTCCAGAGAACCCGCTTCTGACTTGTCCATTATTGAATCGCAGCTGAAAGGCAAAACCATACAAGTTTATTGGTACTTAATCAGATCATCCAACCACAGCGCAGGTGTGCGGGAAATCCAGCGTTCCCTTCACTTTTCAAGCCCCAGCATTGCAGTCCATCACTTGGGAAAGTTGCAAGATCTTGGACTTGTAACAAAGAAAATAACAGGTGAATATGTTCTGAAAGAAGAAGTTAAAGTTGGCCTCCTCCGATTTTTCACAAGGGTGGGACGCTTTCTGGTGCCACGTTATCTATTTTATTCAGTCTGGCTGACTACTATGCTTATCACCTATCTACTATTTTACGGCTTAACGGGCAGCGTCCATAACTTCTTTGCCTTAGCCTTCGGCGTTATTGGATGCTCCGTCTTATGGTTTGAGACGATTAGATTGTGGAGGGAAAAGCCATTTTAAGTGTGCATCAACCTGTTCTAAAACATAGAACTAAAAGCAACCCGCACCTACTTAACATTTGGAGAAAACAGTCATGAACAAAGCCATAGCATATGTTGTCACCGCTATCATTCTGGGATTAGTCATGACACTTGTTCCAACATGGTTGTTCTTAGTTAAAGCAGGCCAACAGGAAAAACTTGCAGAGGTTTTCGCACATTTTTCAAGTGAAGATTTAAGGCCCCCGTTTCTGGACTACTCAGAACAAAATCATGTGGAAGCTGTCTCGCATAGAGAAGTGGAGATACTCGGCGTCAGCTTCGTTGTAGCTTCAATAGTTTACATTCTATTTAAACGAAAAACACCGAGACACGATTACATTTGGTCTCCAATTCGTCCGTACTAATTTTAGTACACGCTGTTCTAAAACATAGCATTATACCAAGCGCTACTACTTTTTCTTTACGGGATTAAGAATGAAGATAACAAAGAAAGAAATAGGAATTGCCGTGGCTTTAGCGTTAACTATTGCTGCTTTCTCAGTCTTCTATACTGCTGCTCCACAAAGAGATAGCTTGGAAGGCCGTTATGGTCTGCAATCTGCAGCGAGCCTCGAATCCATGTACGGTTTCACGTCTGAGCCCTCAGAACGTGTCCGGATAATGGATGCCGACATTCAAGGGAAACTTAGAAACGGGACATTCGAAACAGTCGTCCCCTTTATTGAAGCACTGACAAGAGAAAAAGGCGGCTTAATAATAACTGAACGTATGACCTTTAGGGAGGGCTTGTGGAGTGGCGAAATTGTTTCAAAATTGCCTCCCGAAAACGCAAGCGCCTTTACGATGGGAACTAGAGAACATATAGATGAAAATGGACGAGTTTTGCTTATTCAAATTAGCATCCGCGAATTTACAAGTCAAAACACAACGGGTGGTGAACAATATTCCACCATCAAGACTTTTCTAAGCGAGGAATTTGAAGAGGGAAAAGAGACGCCTGAACCTGTTAATCAACTGATGTCCGTCTTTCCAGTCTTGGTCACAGGTTTAGTTTGGATTACTGAAGGATTAATCGTTGGAGTGCCACTATGCTTTGCTTCCCTTGGAGTCGTGATGCTAATAAAGAGGATAATCATTCCCTTGTGGAAAAAAGAGCTCAATAAATCTATGTAACTTCAACACTTTCTCATTTTTTAGAGTGCTTTGCGAGCATACGTTACATAGCCTGTATGCCCAGTCATGAACGTCTGCGGTCGAGTTTTTCCCCGCGCTACTTGCATTCCACGCATTATACATTCAAATGTGCCTATGTCCACAAACGCGTTTTCCCTCAGGGCTTCAACGGTCTTTACGATTTGGTCGATTGTAGGACTGAAGGATACAACGTTTCCACTGCCTTTCAGTGCTGACTGAGCATGGGGTATCACAAGCCACGGAGTTGCCAAATCCAAAACAACTGCATCAACATCTTTTTCATCGATGCCTAATGTTATGTCTTTGTTTTTGAGCTCGACATACTTTTCGACTTGGGCTTTTTTCAGGTTTTTAAGGGCGACTTCTTGAAATTCTGGTCGAATATCGTAGCTGTAGACTCGTCCCCGTGGCTTAACGTAGAAAGCTAGAGCGGTAGTTAAAGCACCTGCACCTGTGCCTGCCTCAACGACCCGGTTTCCAGGGCCTATTCCGCCAAACATAACTATCAAGGATATGTCTTTTGGGTACATTATCTGAGTTTTTCGCTGCGCTTTGAAAATGAAGTCGCGAAGAGCAGGTTTTAGAGCTACAAATTCTATGTTTAAGCTACTGAGCAGCCGTGTACCATATTTTTTGCCAATTAAACTGTCGAACTGAATATAGCCTTTATGTGTGTGGAAACTTTTGCCTTTTTCTGCTTTGACCAAGTAGGAGCGTTTCTTGTTAAGGTATAAGAGAATGTTATCGCCATTTCGAATAGTTCGACGCCTGGGCATGATAGTCTTATTGTTAAGAGAAACTTTAAAAGAATGTGGCTCTTCAACTAAAGAGATCTAGTTTGTGAGATTTTCATTATTTCAGACTTGCATCAAGCCGTTTTCTTTGTAACATCTGATCTAACGATTCTGACGACAGCTATTGCGACGAAAACAATAGTGTAGACTGCGATAAGGGCTCCTGCTAAGAAAGTCTCGGTCTCTCCTGCGGAGACAAAGGTGCCCCCAAACAAGGGGACACTTATGTTAAGCTCTCTAATTACAAAGTTAGGAAAGTTTGATACGCACCAATCTGGAAGCCACTTACTAGCCTCTAGGTAAAGCTCTTCTCCCGTAATCATGTGTACCCATGTTAGAATACCACTTATAACACTCGAAGCTATGAAAACACCAATAGTGGAAAGCAGAGCAAGCATTGTTCTCCTAAGAGCTTCGCTAAACATAAAGGCTAACGACAAGAAAACCAGATTGGAGTAAACCATAGCTAGGTAAACATGTGGAATAAACTGAAGACTATCTTGAGGGCTGAAAAATATAACGGATAAGATTACCCCAAGAACTGTTGTCAAAGCCATTACGAAACTAAAAAGCGACAATCCACCAAGGTACTTTCCAGCTACATACTCCATTCTTGTAATCGGTTTGGATAATAGTATATCGGCCGTCCCTTGTTCGTATTCTTCAGACATCGATCCGCCAACAACCATAATAGCAATAAGCACTGAAAAGAGCCCTTGAGGCGCTAATACTTCCAAAGTCCACATTAGAGGCTTAATTTGTTCCAACCATACCTCTAAGCCAGGAGGGGGATTAGTAAAAAGATGATTGAACACTACAAAAATGATTATTTGGACAGCAAACACCAAAATAACTAGCGCAAGGAACTTTTTTTTGGCTAGGGCTCTCTTCCATTCGTAACCAATGATTACAGTAACTCTTCTAAGAGCATTCATGTTATTGACCTCGTCTCAGAGCGCGTAGGTAAGCGTCTTCTAACGTTATCTTGCGCAGGTTAAGACTTAGTAACACGCCTTTTTGTTTGAAGATTTCTGAGGAAATTTCGCCTCTCAAGTCCTTCTTCTCCTTCAGTTCTATTCTTAGCTTATTTCCCTCCACCTTAACCTCTTCCACATAATCTAGCTTTTCAAGATTTGAGACTACCGTTTTCGTTACCTTTTCCAGTTCTGCTTCAACAACCCATCTCTGGGTAAAAGCCTCCAACACCTGTTCCATTGGGCCTGTGAAGACCATTCTCCCCTTATTTATCATTCCCACATGAGTGCAGATGCGTTGAACCTCGTCTAGAAGATGAGAGGATATGAAGATAGTTTTACCTTGTTTTGAAAAGGTTGTAAGGATATCTCTGAAGTGAGCTGTGGCTTCTGGGTCCATACCAATCGTAGGCTCATCCATGATGAGAACCACGGGATCATTGATGAGGGACAATGCTATAGAAAGTCTCTGAACCATTCCTTTACTATACTTTCCAATCTTCTTGCTGCCCCACTCTTTTAAGCCAACCAAGTCAAGAAGTTGCTTAACCCTCTTCTTCCTCGCCATTCCATCTAACCCAAATATTTTTCCCATGAAGTCCAGTAGTTGCTCTCCAGTGAAGAAAGCCTGCAAGGTTGGCAGTTCCGGAGCATATCCAAGGCTTCGGAGGGCTTGAACTGGATCTTCGGATGGGTTTACACCGTTTATTCTGGCTTCACCTTGATCTGGCTTTAGGAGGCCAAGCATAGTTCTTATGGTTGTAGTTTTGCCTGCTCCATTTGGACCTAGATAGCCATATATCCACCCTTTTTCCACTGTAAAGGAGACAGAATCTAACGCTTTGAAATCTCCGTAGAACTTTGTAATATCTGAAACTGCTATGACTGATTGGGGCAAGGCTATCACCAAGCTGTGAAACAGTTTATTTAACGTTCTTAATAAACTTGAAAATGAAAGCTTTGCATTTTGGCAGACGTGACGATTTTTGAACTTTAGCACACTAAAAATTTACCCTGTTATTCCTGCTTTTTGCCACGAAAAGAAATATAAACTACGTTGATGCTGTTGAAGTGCACAGTTGGAAGAAAGCATGCCAAAATTCGGCTACTCAATCACAGAATTCGATACTGAAAGAACTGTTAAAGCCAGTGGACGGGAGCTTAGAATATCCCCTAAACACGCAAGAGAAGTGTGCAAAACAATCAAAGGCATGCATTTAGATAAAGCAAAACGATATCTGGGGCAAGTTATAGCAAAAAAACAACCTGTCCCCTTCCGCAGATTCGTGAAAAAACTGGGCCATAGACATGGAATGCAAAAAGCCATGGTCGGAAAGTATCCGATTAAGGCAGCAACAAAAATCTTGAAAGTTCTTGAAAGCGCAGAAGGTAATGCTGATTTTAAAGACCTTGACATTGAACGCCTTCGCATAATCCACGCATCAGCCTACCCCGGAATGAAAGTTAAACGCGCCATACCAAGAGCATTTGGGCTCTCAAGCCCAAAAAACACAACGCTTACACACATCGAAATTGTTCTAGAAGAAATAGAAGAGAAAACAGAGGGAGTTGCCTAATGTCTGTAGTTAAACATTTCATCGAAGAAGCCATAAAAAAGACAGAAATCGACGAATTTTTGCAGAACAAACTTGAAAGGGCAGGTTATGGCGGCGTAGACATCGCAAAGACACCGCTAGGAACACACATAGTGGTCCATGCTATGCGCCCCGGCGTCGTCATCGGTCGAGGCGGAGAAACCATAAAGGACCTCGCAAGCGCTTTAGAGAAGTTCAACCTTCCTAATCCCCAAATTTCTGTAACGGAAATTGAAATCCCCGAACTCAATGCATATGTTATCGCTTCACGTATTGCTTCGGCGTTAAGAAGAGGTGTTCACTATAGAAGATCAGGATATTGGGCGCTTAAGCAAATTATGGATGCTGGGGCATTAGGAGTTGAAATTACTATTAGCGGGAAATTGCGGGGTCAAAGGTCAAAATACGAAAAATTTCGCGCTGGATACTTGCCTAAGAGTGGAGAACCACCATTAGCATACACGAGAAAAGCAGAGTTGCATGTCCAGTTAAAACCAGGCATTCTTGGAGTAAAAGTACGCATAATGCCTCCCGACGCCAAGTTCCCCGACAAAATAACCATAATTCCTCAAGAAGCAAAAGAGGAGACAGCGAAAGCACTTGAAGAAGAAACACCTGTAGAAACCGAAACACCAATGACGGAAAAAGAGGAAGAGGAGGCAACCGAATAAAAAATGCCCATAATTCGACTCAAAGACATCCGAGACATATCTTCAGAAGAACGGAGAAAAAAAGTTACAGAATTACAAACCGAACTTGTACGACTAAGAACAATGACGAAGGCAGGTGGTTCTATAGAAAACACCGCACGCATAAGAGAACTTCGCAAAGCCATCGCTCGCATCCTCACCATAGAACACGAAGCAAAACTTGCAGAGGCAAAAGAGGCGAAAAAACAATGAAAGTCACACCAGCGATAATTCAGCATGAGTTTATCGGTCTCGAAGCAAAAATCACAAAAGCCTCCAACCCCAGTCACATAGGTATCGCTGGTACAATTGTTAACGAAACACGAAACACGTTTGTAATACTGCAGGACAACAAAAGGAAAACCATAGCAAAAAGCCAAGCAGTTTTCCATTTCACTCTGCCAGACTCCACAATCGTGGAGATTAATGGACAGATTCTGGTGGGAAGACCTGAAGAGCGCTTGAAAAAGCGAATTAGGAGGATCTGGTAGAAAATGCCATTCTCTTTAAAGAAACCTAAAAAATCATGCACTGACCCCAGTTGTCCCTTTCATGGGAGCCTATCTGTTAGGGGGCGTTCTCTGGATGGCTTGGTTATTAGTGCAAAAATGGATAAAACTGTTATAATTCGACGTAACTATCTTCATTATTTTCCAAAATTTAAACGATACGAGAGAAGACACAGCCACATACCTGCTCACAACCCACCCTGCCTTAATGCGAAAGAAGGCGACAGAGTGAAAATCGCCGAGTGTCGTCCCATAAGCAAGACTGTTACCTTCGTGATAGTTGAAAAACTGGAGGAAAAATAGTTGGCGGCAAGAGCGAGACCACGCGCGTTATTCGCAAGGGCAATGCTTGGGCAAAAACCGAAAGTCACAAGGGGCGTCCAATGCGGCACCATGTTGAAATGCGCCGATAACACCGGCGCTAGAAAACTCAGACTTATCCAAGTCATCGGATACAAAGGACGGCTAAGGCGTGTTCCAGCAGCTGGTGTAGGCGATTTGATAATGACCTCTGTACGGAAAGGGACGCCAGACATGCGAAAAAAACTTTTCCGAGCAGTCGTTGTGCGACAGAGAATGCCCTTCCGTCGTGCAGAAGGTATCTGGGTTCAGTTTGAGGACAACGCGGCAGTCATAATGACTACTGAAGGAGAAATGAAAGGTTCCGAGATTAGAGGGCCAGTGGCGAGAGAAGCAGCAGAGCGATGGCCTAGAATAGCGAGCGCTGCAAGCATAATAGTGTAGGTGAACGCCATGCAAATTACAAAACCAGGAACACAACGCAAAAAATTGTTTCAAGCTCCTGCTCATCTGCGCTATAAACATTTTTCCGCGGCTTTATCGCCTGATTTGAAGAAGAAGCATGGAGCAAACGCCATTCCTGTGAAAGTAGGCGATACGGTTCGATTAATGAGAGGCGATCGTAAAGGGTTTGAAGGTAAAATCATTAGGGTTGACCGTAGAAAGTACAAAATTTTCGTTGAAGGCGTCACGCGTGAAAAAGTAGATGGAACGTCAATACCGATTCCAATTCATCCATCAAAAGCAATGATTATCAGTCTTGATATGAGTGACAAATGGCGCAGAAAGGCGTTGAATCGGAAAGGTGTGCTTCTAGAAAAAGAAGGACATCCTCCGGCTGAAGCTGTTGAGGAGAAGGAAGAGATCGAAGAAAAACCAAAGCCGAAAGAAGTGGCGAAGAAGCCTAGGAGGAAGGAGAAGAAGAAAAGAGAACCAGCAAAGCCTGCGTCAAAGACAGTGAAGAAAGCTAGAAAAACCGTGAAACCAAGACGGAAAAGAACAAAAAAAGCTAAAGTTGAAGGGAGAAGTGAATAGTTTGGGAAAGAAAGGTGGAAGTAGACACCTGAAAAGAAAGCCAGCGCCAAGATTTTGGCCAATCCACCGCAAAGAATATGTCTGGACTGTAAAACCAAAACCTGGTCCTCACTCACTAGCGCATAGTCTACCATTAACAATAGTTATGAGAGATATTTTGGGTTTTGCAAAAACGCGGAAAGAAGCGAAAACTATTTTTTCAAAAGGAAAGGTGCTTGTTGACGGAAAAACTCGCAGAGAAGAAGCGTTTCCTGTGGGTTTGATGGATGTCATTGCTATTCCTGATGCAGAGGTAACTTATCGAATTTTGTCGCATAGAAAGGGGCTCATTTTGCACCCTATAGAAAGTGATGAAGCCACATTCAAGCTTTGTCGGATAGAAAACAAGACGGTTGTTGACCATGGCCATATTCAACTTAACCTTCACGATGGCGCTAACAAATTGGTACAAGTTGCAGACTCTAAGAACCCTGAAGAAGATGTCTACCAGACCCTCAATGTCATCAAAGTCGCCATCCCTGACGGCGAGATAATCGGACAAATAAAACTGGCGAAAAACGCAACTGC from Candidatus Bathyarchaeota archaeon harbors:
- a CDS encoding flavodoxin family protein: MKVIAIQSSPNLDGLTSSLAQAVLNGVRNERGSAELIHLNKLNLKPCIACDNGWGKCRDKGICVHEDDFQNLTDKIAKCDALVFATPVYWHDLSESAKIFLDRLRRCETGLGFKTFAGKKAIGIASAGGSGQGAIRALYNLEDYLRRLGFDIFDLVPVTRFSKDHKLEMLEKAGRRLIRG
- a CDS encoding tRNA (adenine-N1)-methyltransferase is translated as MPRRRTIRNGDNILLYLNKKRSYLVKAEKGKSFHTHKGYIQFDSLIGKKYGTRLLSSLNIEFVALKPALRDFIFKAQRKTQIMYPKDISLIVMFGGIGPGNRVVEAGTGAGALTTALAFYVKPRGRVYSYDIRPEFQEVALKNLKKAQVEKYVELKNKDITLGIDEKDVDAVVLDLATPWLVIPHAQSALKGSGNVVSFSPTIDQIVKTVEALRENAFVDIGTFECIMRGMQVARGKTRPQTFMTGHTGYVTYARKAL
- a CDS encoding ABC transporter permease; translated protein: MNALRRVTVIIGYEWKRALAKKKFLALVILVFAVQIIIFVVFNHLFTNPPPGLEVWLEQIKPLMWTLEVLAPQGLFSVLIAIMVVGGSMSEEYEQGTADILLSKPITRMEYVAGKYLGGLSLFSFVMALTTVLGVILSVIFFSPQDSLQFIPHVYLAMVYSNLVFLSLAFMFSEALRRTMLALLSTIGVFIASSVISGILTWVHMITGEELYLEASKWLPDWCVSNFPNFVIRELNISVPLFGGTFVSAGETETFLAGALIAVYTIVFVAIAVVRIVRSDVTKKTA
- a CDS encoding ABC transporter ATP-binding protein, which gives rise to MPQSVIAVSDITKFYGDFKALDSVSFTVEKGWIYGYLGPNGAGKTTTIRTMLGLLKPDQGEARINGVNPSEDPVQALRSLGYAPELPTLQAFFTGEQLLDFMGKIFGLDGMARKKRVKQLLDLVGLKEWGSKKIGKYSKGMVQRLSIALSLINDPVVLIMDEPTIGMDPEATAHFRDILTTFSKQGKTIFISSHLLDEVQRICTHVGMINKGRMVFTGPMEQVLEAFTQRWVVEAELEKVTKTVVSNLEKLDYVEEVKVEGNKLRIELKEKKDLRGEISSEIFKQKGVLLSLNLRKITLEDAYLRALRRGQ
- a CDS encoding 50S ribosomal protein L22; translation: MPKFGYSITEFDTERTVKASGRELRISPKHAREVCKTIKGMHLDKAKRYLGQVIAKKQPVPFRRFVKKLGHRHGMQKAMVGKYPIKAATKILKVLESAEGNADFKDLDIERLRIIHASAYPGMKVKRAIPRAFGLSSPKNTTLTHIEIVLEEIEEKTEGVA
- a CDS encoding 30S ribosomal protein S3, which produces MSVVKHFIEEAIKKTEIDEFLQNKLERAGYGGVDIAKTPLGTHIVVHAMRPGVVIGRGGETIKDLASALEKFNLPNPQISVTEIEIPELNAYVIASRIASALRRGVHYRRSGYWALKQIMDAGALGVEITISGKLRGQRSKYEKFRAGYLPKSGEPPLAYTRKAELHVQLKPGILGVKVRIMPPDAKFPDKITIIPQEAKEETAKALEEETPVETETPMTEKEEEEATE
- the rpmC gene encoding 50S ribosomal protein L29, producing MPIIRLKDIRDISSEERRKKVTELQTELVRLRTMTKAGGSIENTARIRELRKAIARILTIEHEAKLAEAKEAKKQ
- a CDS encoding ribonuclease P protein component 1, giving the protein MKVTPAIIQHEFIGLEAKITKASNPSHIGIAGTIVNETRNTFVILQDNKRKTIAKSQAVFHFTLPDSTIVEINGQILVGRPEERLKKRIRRIW
- a CDS encoding 30S ribosomal protein S17 codes for the protein MPFSLKKPKKSCTDPSCPFHGSLSVRGRSLDGLVISAKMDKTVIIRRNYLHYFPKFKRYERRHSHIPAHNPPCLNAKEGDRVKIAECRPISKTVTFVIVEKLEEK
- a CDS encoding 50S ribosomal protein L14, which translates into the protein MLGQKPKVTRGVQCGTMLKCADNTGARKLRLIQVIGYKGRLRRVPAAGVGDLIMTSVRKGTPDMRKKLFRAVVVRQRMPFRRAEGIWVQFEDNAAVIMTTEGEMKGSEIRGPVAREAAERWPRIASAASIIV
- a CDS encoding 50S ribosomal protein L24 produces the protein MQITKPGTQRKKLFQAPAHLRYKHFSAALSPDLKKKHGANAIPVKVGDTVRLMRGDRKGFEGKIIRVDRRKYKIFVEGVTREKVDGTSIPIPIHPSKAMIISLDMSDKWRRKALNRKGVLLEKEGHPPAEAVEEKEEIEEKPKPKEVAKKPRRKEKKKREPAKPASKTVKKARKTVKPRRKRTKKAKVEGRSE
- a CDS encoding 30S ribosomal protein S4e, translating into MGKKGGSRHLKRKPAPRFWPIHRKEYVWTVKPKPGPHSLAHSLPLTIVMRDILGFAKTRKEAKTIFSKGKVLVDGKTRREEAFPVGLMDVIAIPDAEVTYRILSHRKGLILHPIESDEATFKLCRIENKTVVDHGHIQLNLHDGANKLVQVADSKNPEEDVYQTLNVIKVAIPDGEIIGQIKLAKNATALIIGGKNMGVYGKIVDIEEAKAKKRRLLLTTIEDAAGKRFQTTLDFIFATGEGEHSISLPEVR